The genome window CAGGTCCCGTCATCCCGCGAGGGCGTGCCCACCGTGATGAACACCAGGGCCGCGCCGCGCAGCCCCTCGGAAAGCTCCGTGGTGAAGGTCAGGCGGCCCTGGGCCGTATTCCGGCGCACCAAGTCCTCGAGGCCCGGCTCGTAGATGTGCACCCGGCCCGCGCGCAATCCCTCGACCACCTCGGGGTTCACGTCCACGCAGGCCACCTCGTTGCCCATCTCCGCCAGGCAGGCCGCCGACACCAGACCCACGTATCCCGTCCCCACGATGCACACGTTCATCAAGAAACTCCTTTCGCCTCGGATTCCGAACGTCGCCCATGCGTTAGCCTCACCAAACCAGGGGTGTCAACAGAATCCAGGCAAGCCGCCTTGCAATCCAGCCCGTTCCCTCGTAGGAACCGGGAAAGAGATCAAGAAAAACCGGAGGAACCGCATGCCCGTTCTCTGCGTCAACGTGGATCACGTGGCCACCCTGCGCCAGGCCCGCCTGGGCCGCGAACCCGAACCGGCCACGGCCGCGGCCGTGGCCGAACTGGGCGGAGCCACGGGGATCATCGTGCACCTGCGCGAGGACCGCCGCCACATCCAGGACCGCGACGTGGACATCCTGCGCCGCACGGTGAACACCCGCCTGCATCTGGAGATGGCCGCCACCGAGGAGATGCGTGGCATCGCCCTGCGCGTGAAGCCGGACATGGTCTGCCTCGTGCCGGAAAAACGCCAGGAGCTGACCACCGAGGGCGGCCTGAACTGCCTGGGCCGGGAAAAGGAGCTGCGCGACTACCTGGCTCCCCTGCTCGACGCGGGCATCGAGGCCAGCCTGTTCGTGGACGCCGACCCCGCCCAGCTGGAGGCCGCCGCCAAGACCAAGGCGCGCTTCGTGGAGATCCACACCGGCCACTACGCCGACGCCGTCGGCCGCGAGGCGCGCAAGGCCGAGCTGGGCAAGATCCTGGACGGCATCCGCCTGGCCCAGGACGCCGGGCTGCGCGTCAACCTGGGCCACGGCCTGGACTACGAGAACGTCCTGGCCTTCGCCCGCGTGCCGGGCATCCGGGAATACTCCATCGGCCACAGCATCATGGCCCGGGCCATCTTCACCGGCCTGGAACGGGCCGTGCGCGACATGGCCGAACTCGTCCGCGGGTTCGCGGACTAGGGGCGACGGTGATCCGGGGCATCGGCCTGGACGTGGTGGAGCTGGCGCGCATCCGCGCGGCCCAGGACCGCTTCGGCCCGCGCTTCGCCGCGCGCATCCTCACGCCGAGGGAGCTGGAGCAGCTCCCCGAGGCCGATTCCGTGCCCCGTCTGGCGGCCCTGTTCGCGGCCAAGGAGGCCGCGGTCAAGGCCCTGGGCACGGGCTTCGCCGGCGGCATCGGCTTCCAGAGCCTGGAAATCGAGCATCTGCCCTCGGGCCAGCCCCGGCTTTCCCTGCTCGGGCCGGCCCTGGAGCGGGCCCGTTCGCTGGGCGCGGACGCGGCCCACGTCTCCCTGACCCACGGCCGGGATACGGCCGCCGCCGTGGTCGTGCTGGAGAGCCGGGAATGAGCCCGAGTTGGCGCGAGCCCCTGCCCTCCCCGACGGAAATGGCCGCCTGGGACCGCTCGGCCATCGAGGATTTCGGCATCCCCGGCCGCGTGCTCATGGAGAACGCGGCCCGCGAGGCCCTGGCCGCGCTGGCGGAAAGCCACGGCCCGCTGGAAGGAAAAACCGCCCTGGTCCTGGCCGGACCGGGCAACAACGGCGGCGACGCCTTCGCCCTGGCCCGGCTCCTGGACGGCATGGGCGCGTCCGTGTCCGTGCTGCACACCCGGCCGCGCAAGCAGTACCGGGGCGAAACCCGGGCCAACCTGCTCCTGGCCGCCCGGCTGGGCCTCTCCCTGGAACTGGCCGCCCCGGACCAGGCCCTGCCCGAGGCCGACATCGTGGTGGACGGCCTGCTCGGCACCGGCTTCTCCGGCGCGCTCAAGCCCGCCATGCTCCACCTCGTGCGCGAGGTGAACCGCCTGGGGCGCCGGGCCTTCGTCTTCTCCCTGGACATCCCCTCGGGCCTGGACGGCCTGGACGGAACACCCCGCCCCGAGGCCGTGCGCGCCCACGCCACCGTGACCTTCCAGGCCGCCAAGACCGGCCTGCTCCAGCCCGGTGCCGGAGAATGGACCGGGCGGCTCCTGGTCCGCGACATCGGCATTCCGCGCCAGGCGCGGGAGGCCGCGCCCCCGCGCCAGTGGCTTCTCGCCCCCGGCGTCCTGGACCTGCTGCCTCGGACCGAACCCGCCATGCACAAGGGCGCGGCCGGGCGGGTGCTCATCCTGGGCGGCAGCGAGGGCCTCACCGGCGCGCCGCTGCTGGCCTCCCTGGGGGCCCTGCGCGGCGGGGCCGGGCTGGTCACCCTGGGCTGTCCGGCGGGTCTGGCCGACGCCGCGCGCGCGGGCTTCCCCGAGGTCATGGCCCTGCCCCTGGGCCGGGGCCGGACCTGGGACCAGGACCTGGCCGCCGCTCTCGACCCGGGACGCTTCGACGCCCTCGTCCTGGGCCCGGGCCTGGGCCGCTCGGACGGCGCGGGACGCTTCGTCCAGGCCCTGCTGCGCCGCCGCCTGCCGCCCCTGGTCCTGGACGCCGACGCCCTGTTCTTCCTGGCCCGCGATGCCGAAACCGCGTCCCTGGTCCCCCCGGGCTCGGTGCTCACGCCCCACCCGGGCGAGGCCGCGACCCTGCTCGGGAGCGGCACGGCCGAGGTGCAGGCCGACCGCCCGGCAGCGGCCCGCGAACTGGCCCGGCGCTTCCGGGCCGTGGCCCTGCTCAAGGGCGCGGGCAGCCTCGTGGCTGCCCCGGAGGGCGACCTCCACCTCTGTCCCATCTCGGCCCCCTGCCTGGCCGCCGGAGGCTCCGGCGACGTGCTGGCCGGGCTGCTCGGTTCCTTGCTCGGCAGGGGTCTCTCCCCCTTGCGTTCAACCTGTCTTGCGGTGTATTGGCACGGTTCCGGCGGACGGATGCTCGACTCCCTCTACCCCGCCCGGGGCTGCCTGGCCCGGGAGATCGCCGACATCCTCCCCCAAGTCCACAAGGAGCGCCCATGCTGAAGGCCAAGGACATCATGACTCCGGCCCCCGTGACCCTGTCCCCCGACATGGACATTCCCACGGCCGCCCGGCTCCTCCTGGAAAAGAAGATCAACGGCGCCCCGGTGCTGGACGCCGAGGGCCGCCTGGCGGGCATCCTCTGCCAGAGCGACCTCATCGCCAAGCGCAAGAACCCGGCGCTGCCCTCCTACATCGCCTTTCTCGACGCCTTCATCCAGCTGCCGCCGACCAAGGCCCTGGAGACCGAGTGGAAGAAGGTGGCCGCCGCCACCGTGGCCCAGGCCATGACTCCCTCGCCCCGGACCGTGACCCCGGAGACGCCGCTGGAGGAGATCGCCACCCTCATGGTGGAGAAGAAGCTCTATACCCTGCCCGTGGTCGCCGACGGCAAGCTGGTCGGCGTGGTGGGCAAGGAAGACGTGCTACGGACCCTCATTATGAAAGACACGAACAGGGCGTGAACACGGAGATGACCGTCAAGCTCCGGGACGCCGAGGCCACCCTGGAGCTTGGACGCGTCCTGGGCGGGGCCTTGGCCCGATCTCCCCGGCCTCCGGCCCTGCTCCTGTGCGGGGATCTGGGCGCGGGCAAGACCACGCTCACCAGGGGACTGGTCCAGGCCCTGCCCGGGGCGGACCAGGCCGAGGTGAGCAGCCCGAGCTTCAACATCGTCAACCAGTACCCCACCCGCCCCCAGGTGGCCCACTTCGACCTCTACCGGCTGGAGAACATGCCGGTGGACGACGAAATTCTGGACCAGCTTGCGGGCGAGGGCTCGCTCAACATCGTGGAATGGGCCCAGTTCCTGGACCGGCGGCACTGGCCGGAACCCCGCCTGGAGCTGGAGCTGACAACCGACGCGGGCGGCAGGATCGCCCGCCTGAGGGCCGTCGGCATGGAGGCGGAAAACCTGCTGGAAACCGTGCGGCGGCTGCCGCCGGAAACGCTTTCCTCCAAGGAGTGAGACGCAAATGAGCATTGTGGTGCAGAAGTACGGCGGCACGTCGGTGCGCAACCTGGAGTGCCAGAAGCAGGTCCTGGCCAAGGTCAAGCGCCCGCTCCAGGACGGCGACAAGGTGGTGGTGGTGCTCTCGGCCATGTCCGGCGAGACGAACCGCCTCATCGCCCTGGGCAAGGAGTGGTCCGCCAATCCCGATCTCGCGGAAATGGACGCCCTGGTGGCCACGGGCGAGCAGGTCTCCGTGGCGCTCTTCGCCATGCTCCTCCTGAGCCACGGCATCCGCGCCCGCTCGCTGCTGGCCCACCAGATCCCGATCCACACCAGCAGCGCCTACGGCAAGGCCCGCATCACCCAGATCGACAGCACCAAGCTGAAGGCCCTGCTGGAGGACTACGACGTGCTCGTGGTCGCCGGCTTCCAGGGCATCGACGTCGACGGCCGCGTCACCACCCTGGGCCGGGGCGGCTCGGATACCTCGGGCGTGGCCCTGGCCGCCGCGCTCCAGGCCGAGGTCTGCGAAATCTACACCGACGTGCCCGGAGTCTTCACCACGGACCCGAACATCTGCTCCAAGGCCCGCAAGATGGACCGCATCGCCTATGACGAGATGCTGGAGATGGCCAGCATGGGCGCCAAGGTCCTGCAGATCCGCTCCGTGGAGTTCGCCAAGAAATACAACGTGGCGGTGCATGTGCGCTCGACCTTCAGCGACGAGCCCGGCACCATCGTGACCAAGGAGGACAAGCGCATGGAAGCCGTGCTCGTTTCCGGCATCGCCTATGACAAGGACCAGGCCCGCATCACCCTGACCCGCGTGCACGACCGCCCGGGCGTCTCGGCGGCCATCTTCGGCCCCATCGCGGCCAAGAAGATCCTCGTGGACATGATCGTCCAGAACCCCAGCAAGGACGGCCGCACGGACATCACCTTCACCGTGCCCCGGGCCGACGTCGAGCCCACCCTGAAGATCCTGGAGGGGCTCAAGCTGGAGCTCGGCTGCGAGGACATCCTGCACGACTCCGCCGTGGCCAAGATCTCGGTCATCGGCGTGGGCATGCGCAACCATTCCGGCGTGGCCTCCATGGCCTTCCAGGCCCTGAGCAAGGAGAACATCAACATCAAGATGATCTCCACCTCGGAAATCAAGATCACCTGCCTCATCGAGGAGAAGTACACCGAACTGGCCGTGCGCACCCTGCACGACGCCTTCGGACTGGAAAAGGATTCGCTCAAATCCTGACGAGGAGGGGCCATGCGACAGGTCGCCATCTACGACACCACCCTGCGGGACGGAACCCAGGCGGAGGAAATCCACCTCACCCTCGAGGACAAGCTGCGCATCGCCCTCAAGCTGGACGAGCTCGGCATCCACTACATCGAGGGCGGCTGGCCCGGCTCCAACCCCACGGACAGGCAGTTCTTCAAGGACATCCGCTCCTATGACCTGAAGAACGCCAAGGTGGCGGCATTCGGCAGCACGCGCAACGCCAAGCTGGCCCCGGAGAAGGACCCCAACCTGAAGGCCCTGGTGGACTGCAAGGCCCGGGTCCTGACCATCTTCGGCAAGACCTGGGACCTGCACGCCACGCGGGCCCTGGGCGTGTCCCTGGACGAGAACCTGGCGCTCATCGGCGACAGCCTCGCCTTCCTGCGGCCGCGCTGCGACGAGCTCTTCTTCGACGCCGAGCACTTCTTCGACGGCTTCGCCGCCAATCCCGAATACGCCCTGGCCTGCCTCGGCCGGGCCTTCGAGGCCAAGACCGACGTGCTCGTGCTCTGCGACACCAACGGCGGCCGCCTGCCCCACGAGATCGCCGCCGCCGTGGAGGCCGTGCGCAAGGCCCTGCCCAAGGCCCGCCTGGGCATCCACTGCCACAACGACTCCGAACTGGCCGTGGCCAACTCCCTGGAGGCCGTGCGCCTGGGCGCCGAGCAGGTCCAGGGGACCATCAACGGCTACGGCGAGCGCTGCGGCAACGCCAACCTCTGCTCGATCATCCCCAACCTGGAAACCAAGCTGGGGATCGCCTGCATCGGCCCGGAAAACCTCAAGAAGCTCACCACCACGGCCCACTTCGTGAGCGAGACGGCCAACCTGCGGCCCTTCCTGCGCCAGCCCTTCGTGGGCGGCTCGGCCTTCGCCCACAAGGGCGGCATCCACGTCCACGCCGTGCTCAAGGACGCCCGCACCTACGAACACATCGAGCCCGAGAGCGTGGGCAACAAGCAGCGCGTGCTCCTCTCCGACCTGGCCGGCCGCAGCAACATCATGTTCAAGGCCAAGCAGTACGGCTACGACCTGGACAAGGAAGACCCGTCTGTGCAGGACCTCCTGGCCGAGCTGAAGAACCGCGAGGCCCGGGGCTACGACTACTCCGTGGCCGAGGCCAGCTACGAAATCCTCTTCTTCCGCACCATGGGCTGGTCCAAGCGCTACTTCCAGCTCATGAACTTCCGCGTGCTGGACGCCACCGGACCGGATGGCGAGCCCTTCTCCGAGGCCACGGTCATGCTCAAGGTGCGCGGCGAGATCGAGCACACGGCCTCCACGGGCCACGGCCCGGTGAACGCCCTGGACGTGGCCCTGCGCCGGGCCCTGCTGCCCGCCTACCCCGGCCTGGCCGAGATGCGCCTGCTGGACTTCAAGGTCCGGGTCATGTCCGGCGCCTCCCGCGACACGGGCGGCACGGCCTCCTTCGTGCGCGTGCTCATCGAGTCCGGCGACAAGAACGAGCGCTGGACCACGGTGGGCGTCTCGCACAACATCATCGAGGCCAGCTGGCAGGCCCTGGTGGACTCCATCAACTACAAGCTCTTCAAGGACGATCCGCAGAAGTGGCCCGCCCAGGACCCCAAGGGCAAGGGCGGGAAACGCGAGAAGAAGGGCTGACGTGCCCCGGCTGACCGTGCTCGTTGACAACGCCGGGGCCGACGGCCTGGCCTCGGAATGGGGCCTGTCCATGGCCGTGGAGACCGGCGGCGGAGACCTCTGGCTCTGGGACGCCGGAGCTTCCGCGAAGTTCCTGTGCAACGCCCGGGCCCTGGGCCTGGACCCGTCGCGGGCGCGCGGCTTGGCCCTGAGCCACGGCCACTACGACCACACCGGCGGCATCCCGGCCCTGCTGGACGCGGGCTTTTCCGGCCCCATCCTGGTCCATCCCGAAGCGAATCGCCCGCGCTACGCCCTGCACGGCGGCACGATCGAAACCGTGGGCATTCCGGTTCCCCTGGAGCGCTTCGAACCCGTGAACCACGCGCGGGACCTCGCCCCGGACCTGACCTTCGTCACGGACATCCCCAGGCTCCCCGGCCTGCCCCAGTCCATCGGCGGCCTGTGCCTGGACCCCGGGGGCCGCGACCAGGACACCGTGCCGGACGACGCCTTTCTCCTGCTCCAGACCGCGGACGGCCCGGTGGCCGTGCTCGGCTGCTGCCACGCGGGCCTGGAAAACACCCTGGCCTGTCTGCGGGAACGATTCGGCGTCCGGCGGCTGCACGGCCTGGTGGGCGGCGCGCATCTCTACAACGCGGACCAGAAGCGCCTGGACGGCGCGCTGACCGCCCTGCGGGACTGCGGGCTGGAACGCCTCCACCTGGGCCACTGCACGGGCGAGGCCGCCGCGGCCTGGCTCGGGGAACGGCTGGGCTGCCGCCTGGAGCCCCTGCGGCCGGGGCTCGTCCTGGACTTCCCGGCTATTCCGTGAACCAGAGCCGCCGGGCCACCTCGGCGTCGACCACACCCCGGGAACGACGGTTCCAATAGAGATTCTGGGCCCGCCAAAGGTCCGTGGTCACGCCGATGTCCGCGGCCCGGGCCAGGATCACGGCGATGCGCCGCCAATCCGGGGTGGCTTCCCGCAGCAGCGCGCAGACGCTCTCCCCGATCCGTCGGGCGAGGATGTGCCCGTCGGGATGGTTCTGGCCGGTGGCGCGCAAAAAGGCGATGAGATCGGCCCGGCCGGGCACGTGGCCCATGACCCAGATCCAGCCCAGGGCGGCCCAGAGCCGTTCCCAGCAGGGGGCCTCGGTCTGGGTGGCCTGGGCCTCGCGGAAGGGGTTGAAGAAATAGACGCCGGTGCGCGCCTGCTCCATCTGCTCGCTCCAGACGCGGCCCTCGGCCCGGAGCACCCACTTGACCGCCAGATCCTGCCGCTTCTCCCAGGGAAGGTACTGGCCGGGAACGCATTTCTGCGCCCCCCGGCTCTCGGATTCGATGCGCACGCAACTGCTCATGGGATCGCCGGACTCGCTCTGCTCCCAGACCCAGGTGCAACGGTCCACGCCGGGCTCATGCCGCCAGGCGATGGCCGCCCGTCCCCTGGGG of Desulfovibrio aminophilus contains these proteins:
- a CDS encoding aspartate kinase, with amino-acid sequence MSIVVQKYGGTSVRNLECQKQVLAKVKRPLQDGDKVVVVLSAMSGETNRLIALGKEWSANPDLAEMDALVATGEQVSVALFAMLLLSHGIRARSLLAHQIPIHTSSAYGKARITQIDSTKLKALLEDYDVLVVAGFQGIDVDGRVTTLGRGGSDTSGVALAAALQAEVCEIYTDVPGVFTTDPNICSKARKMDRIAYDEMLEMASMGAKVLQIRSVEFAKKYNVAVHVRSTFSDEPGTIVTKEDKRMEAVLVSGIAYDKDQARITLTRVHDRPGVSAAIFGPIAAKKILVDMIVQNPSKDGRTDITFTVPRADVEPTLKILEGLKLELGCEDILHDSAVAKISVIGVGMRNHSGVASMAFQALSKENINIKMISTSEIKITCLIEEKYTELAVRTLHDAFGLEKDSLKS
- a CDS encoding MBL fold metallo-hydrolase; translation: MPRLTVLVDNAGADGLASEWGLSMAVETGGGDLWLWDAGASAKFLCNARALGLDPSRARGLALSHGHYDHTGGIPALLDAGFSGPILVHPEANRPRYALHGGTIETVGIPVPLERFEPVNHARDLAPDLTFVTDIPRLPGLPQSIGGLCLDPGGRDQDTVPDDAFLLLQTADGPVAVLGCCHAGLENTLACLRERFGVRRLHGLVGGAHLYNADQKRLDGALTALRDCGLERLHLGHCTGEAAAAWLGERLGCRLEPLRPGLVLDFPAIP
- the tsaE gene encoding tRNA (adenosine(37)-N6)-threonylcarbamoyltransferase complex ATPase subunit type 1 TsaE, with the translated sequence MTVKLRDAEATLELGRVLGGALARSPRPPALLLCGDLGAGKTTLTRGLVQALPGADQAEVSSPSFNIVNQYPTRPQVAHFDLYRLENMPVDDEILDQLAGEGSLNIVEWAQFLDRRHWPEPRLELELTTDAGGRIARLRAVGMEAENLLETVRRLPPETLSSKE
- a CDS encoding holo-[acyl-carrier-protein] synthase; amino-acid sequence: MIRGIGLDVVELARIRAAQDRFGPRFAARILTPRELEQLPEADSVPRLAALFAAKEAAVKALGTGFAGGIGFQSLEIEHLPSGQPRLSLLGPALERARSLGADAAHVSLTHGRDTAAAVVVLESRE
- the cimA gene encoding citramalate synthase encodes the protein MRQVAIYDTTLRDGTQAEEIHLTLEDKLRIALKLDELGIHYIEGGWPGSNPTDRQFFKDIRSYDLKNAKVAAFGSTRNAKLAPEKDPNLKALVDCKARVLTIFGKTWDLHATRALGVSLDENLALIGDSLAFLRPRCDELFFDAEHFFDGFAANPEYALACLGRAFEAKTDVLVLCDTNGGRLPHEIAAAVEAVRKALPKARLGIHCHNDSELAVANSLEAVRLGAEQVQGTINGYGERCGNANLCSIIPNLETKLGIACIGPENLKKLTTTAHFVSETANLRPFLRQPFVGGSAFAHKGGIHVHAVLKDARTYEHIEPESVGNKQRVLLSDLAGRSNIMFKAKQYGYDLDKEDPSVQDLLAELKNREARGYDYSVAEASYEILFFRTMGWSKRYFQLMNFRVLDATGPDGEPFSEATVMLKVRGEIEHTASTGHGPVNALDVALRRALLPAYPGLAEMRLLDFKVRVMSGASRDTGGTASFVRVLIESGDKNERWTTVGVSHNIIEASWQALVDSINYKLFKDDPQKWPAQDPKGKGGKREKKG
- a CDS encoding NAD(P)H-hydrate dehydratase; this encodes MSPSWREPLPSPTEMAAWDRSAIEDFGIPGRVLMENAAREALAALAESHGPLEGKTALVLAGPGNNGGDAFALARLLDGMGASVSVLHTRPRKQYRGETRANLLLAARLGLSLELAAPDQALPEADIVVDGLLGTGFSGALKPAMLHLVREVNRLGRRAFVFSLDIPSGLDGLDGTPRPEAVRAHATVTFQAAKTGLLQPGAGEWTGRLLVRDIGIPRQAREAAPPRQWLLAPGVLDLLPRTEPAMHKGAAGRVLILGGSEGLTGAPLLASLGALRGGAGLVTLGCPAGLADAARAGFPEVMALPLGRGRTWDQDLAAALDPGRFDALVLGPGLGRSDGAGRFVQALLRRRLPPLVLDADALFFLARDAETASLVPPGSVLTPHPGEAATLLGSGTAEVQADRPAAARELARRFRAVALLKGAGSLVAAPEGDLHLCPISAPCLAAGGSGDVLAGLLGSLLGRGLSPLRSTCLAVYWHGSGGRMLDSLYPARGCLAREIADILPQVHKERPC
- a CDS encoding pyridoxine 5'-phosphate synthase, which gives rise to MPVLCVNVDHVATLRQARLGREPEPATAAAVAELGGATGIIVHLREDRRHIQDRDVDILRRTVNTRLHLEMAATEEMRGIALRVKPDMVCLVPEKRQELTTEGGLNCLGREKELRDYLAPLLDAGIEASLFVDADPAQLEAAAKTKARFVEIHTGHYADAVGREARKAELGKILDGIRLAQDAGLRVNLGHGLDYENVLAFARVPGIREYSIGHSIMARAIFTGLERAVRDMAELVRGFAD
- a CDS encoding CBS domain-containing protein, whose amino-acid sequence is MLKAKDIMTPAPVTLSPDMDIPTAARLLLEKKINGAPVLDAEGRLAGILCQSDLIAKRKNPALPSYIAFLDAFIQLPPTKALETEWKKVAAATVAQAMTPSPRTVTPETPLEEIATLMVEKKLYTLPVVADGKLVGVVGKEDVLRTLIMKDTNRA